In the Bacillus amyloliquefaciens DSM 7 = ATCC 23350 genome, TCTTTTCTGAGCTGATAGAGCTGTTTGGCTTTTTCAAAACCCGGATGAAGAATCATATATTCCGGGCCTTCATATACAACGGCGCTGCCCATTTTAACCATCCGGCTTTTCAGTCCGCCATATATGCAGTTTATGACGGCATCGCATAAATGAATAACATGTTCCCGTTTTTCTTCAAACAAGACGATGCGGGCAGATGAGTGCTTTTTGATTTCTTCAAGCCAGTCACACGGTATATCGAGCAGATCGAATATGAGCAGGTCAGGAGCCTGCCGGTTTATTTCCCGGACAATAAATTCCTTCTGTCCCTTGTCAGGCTTGATGATTACTTCCCATTTGTCAGAAGAAAGATAAGAGGAAGCCTCTTTGTTGGTATAAAACGTAATGGAGCATTTGGTCTTAATGGCATCGGCAAGCAGTTTCATCCGGACGACGTGCCCCATGCCGATTTCATAGCCCCCGTCTGAGAATATCAAAACCCGCATCTTAATCAGCCTCTTTTTGCCGGATCATCTGATTAATGGCTCTGAGCTCCGGATCGCTATTCAGCAGATGAATTAATTCCTTTGCCGGAATATCAGGGCGCGCTCCTGCTTTTGCGTACAGCTCGCAGGCCAGCCGGTAGTCCTCTTCGGTATCGACGGTCAGCCGCAAGTGAGGAGCACGAAGTTCCTGCGGGGGTTCTGGAAAGAGGAGCCGATACTTCTCAGGAGATTCTCTTATCAAAAGTGTCACATGCTCCTGATATTTGTCCGCCAGCGTTTTGGCGGCGCTCAGTTCTGTTAAAAGATTCGCGTTTACCGCCTCGCCGCCGATGCCGAGCGGCGTACCCCCGATATACGTGTAATCCGCGTGCTGGTCTGAATGCGATTTAATCAGAAGATCAAGCAGCGAAGGATCGACAAACGGGTTATCCCCCGTCAGTCTGACTGCGATGGCCGGTTTTACTTGTTCGATGACTTGTGCAAACCGGTCAAGCACGCGCTGCTCGCTGCCGCGGTGCACACGGTAGTGCTTGCTGAGGCAGTGTGCGGACAGTATGTCGTCGGTCTTATTGTCAGACGTGGCGATGATCAGATTATCCCGTGATTGATCATAATACGCGCTTTGCCGAACTCTTTTGACAATCATATCGAGAATGGTATATCCGCCGATCGGCTTCAGCACTTTGCCTGGAAGACGCTCGCTTCCCATCCGTGCCTGAATGATAAACAGAATGTCAGTCATCATAAGAGCTGCCTTTCGTCAAAAGGTCATCCCAGGTGATGCCCGTGTCGGCGGGGATATCCCTGACCGCACGCGCCCCGTCAGTTAAAAGTTCAAAATACCTCGGGTGAAGCCCCTGCGGCTTTTGTCCGGGACGAAGAACGGCAATGTTATCCGCTGTAAAACATTCGCCTTTTTGAATCGGCGCTGTTGAAAAAATGCCTCTGTAAGCGAATTTCCTGATATCCCCCTCAATTGATGTCGTGGTTTTATGGGAGCTTCCCGACAGTATTTCCGGCACCGGAGCGTGATGCCCCTGTCTCAGCTCCGCTTCAGCTGAACGGATCGCCGCAACCATTTCCTTTAATTCATCCGGATTGAGGGCGAAGGAGTGATCGGCGCCGGGCAGGTTTTTGTCTATCGTAAAATGCTTTTCGATCAGCTTCGCTCCGAGCCTGACAGCTGCGCACGGGACGTCATACGGGTGGGCGCTGTGGTCGGAAAAGCCGATCACAGCATCCGGGAAAGCGGCGGCGAGCATGGGAATGACGCTCAGATTGCTGTATTCAGGCGGTGCGGGATATTTCGCCACACAGTGCATAATCGCAATCTCTTTGTTCCCCTCGCCGGTAATAGTTTTATAAGCCTCCTGAATATCTGAAATATCAGCGCCCGCGGTTGAAAAGATAATCGGGGTCTTCAGCCCCGCGACATATTTCAATAACGGCAGATGGTTCAGCTCATAGGAGGCGATTTTAAAAGCTGACGGAGATGTCGCATATAATAAGTCCGCAGAGCCTTCGTCACATACCGTGCTTAAAAACAGCACGCCTTTTTTCTTACAATAGTCAAGCAGCGGTTCTATCCATTCGGCGGGCATTTCCATTGATTGCACTAAAGAAAATATTGAGACGTCTTTACCCGCTGCGGTTTTGTACAAGCCGGGGTCTTTCTGATACATTTTGTCCGCCTGAAACATTTGAAACTTGACTGCATCCGCACCGGCCTCACTGGCCGCGTCTATCAATTCAAACGCCTGGCTCAGTTTTCCGTCATGATTAATCCCGGCTTCGGCGATGATGAAAACGGGCGAACCTTCGCCGATTGACTTCGATCCGATTTTGCATGATGCCATCAGTCCGCCTCCTTCCCGGGCCACACATGATAATAGTAATAAGACGCATCCGCTTTAAATCCCATTCTTTCATACAGGCGGATGGCTCTTACATTGTGAAGCTGCGTTCCCGCTGATACAGTCTTATGCTGAAAGCGCAGTGATTGTTCAATAATGCGCGCCGCTAAATGGTATCCCGCGCCCTTTCCTTCAAATCCCGGTTTTACCGCCATCAGATCAAGGACAAATTCATCGCCTTTAGACAGCCCTTGAACAAAGCCCACGGTCTCTCCCTTGTATTTGGCGGCGAATTGTAAGGAAGCTCTGCCTTCCGCATTATTCCGCGCCCACTCTTCAAACAGGCGGTTTGCACTTTCATAGCTGAGATGAGGGTCTTGGTAATACCTGCTTTTTGTAAAGGCGTCGCGGGCCAGCCGGCTGATCGCTTCCGTGTCGCCGGGTCCGGCTTCTGTAATCTCAAACGGCGGCGCACTGTTATAAACACGCACCGGACTGACGAGCTTGAACAAACTCCCGACAAAACAGGCGGTCGGAAGCTGCTGAACGACCTGCATAGCTCCGACATCTTCAGCCGGTATTTTAATAAATATAAAATCGGTGCCGTCAGCCCGCCTTGAGGCGTAAAACTCCTGAAACAGCCTTTTGAGCTGCCCGGTGCTGTTTGCGGCTGCGAGCTTCACATTGATGATTTTTTTTTGGAACAATTGACTTTCCCACGAAGAGTTTTCGTATAAAATCACGCCTTGAAGGCTGTTTTCTTCCAATAAACAGAGCGACGATTCATAGGCCTCCGGCTGAATGCCCTTTTGATGGAGAAAGGCTTGAATCATGTCTTGAGTAAGATTTTCCCTCAGTCTGTACACCTAATCAGCCCCTTTGATGATATCCGTAACGGCTGCAATGACGTATTCAACGTCATCATCTGTCATTGACGGATAAAGAGGGAGTGATACGGTGCGGTGATAATACGCGGCCGCGGCCGGAAAATCAGTTTCCTTATATCCGTATGTTTTTTGATAATACGGATGGAACGGAACCGGAATAAAATGAACGCTTGTGCCGATATTATATTGGTCTTTCAAAGCGGAAATCAGATCGTTCCGGCTGATTCCTGCTTCCTGCTCCTCTACTTGAATAACATACAAATGCCATGCATGCCGTCCGTTCTCACTGACATATGGGACGGTCAGCCCTTTCATGTCTCTGAAGGCGTCCTGGTAGCGGGCCGCAATTTCGGCTCTTCTTTCCTGCATGCTGTCAATCCGTTTCAGCTGATGAAGCCCAAGCGCCGCCTGAAGATCAAACATATTCATTTTATAGCCGGGCGTTTCGACCTCATAGTACCAGCTTCCGTTTGAAGAATAACGGTTCCACGCGCCTTTGCTCATGCCGTGAAGGCTGAGCACCCTGATCTGGTCGGCAAGCCTGTCATCATCCGTCGTCAGCATGCCGCCTTCTCCGGTTGCCAGGTTTTTTGTCGCGTAGAAACTGAATGCCGTCGCGTCCCCGATTGATCCGATCATTTTCTGTTTATAAGTGGTGTACACGGCATGGGCCGCATCCTCTAAGACAAACAGCTGATGCTTTTCGGCAATGGCCAGAATCTGATCCATCTCACACGACTGGCCGGCGAAATGAACGGGCACAATCGCCTTTGTCTGCGGGGTCACAGCCGCCTCAATTTTCTCAGGGTCCGCATTCAAGGTAAGCGGATCAATGTCTACAAACACCGGAACTGCGCCTGTATGCACGATTGTATTGGCTGTTGAACTGAACGTCACGGCAGACGTAATGACCTCGTCGCCGGGACCGATCCCTTTCGCTTTCAGGGCCAAAAACAACGCGGCGGTACATGAATTCAGCGCGATCGCGTGCTTTGCTCCCGTCCAGGCGGCGAAAGCTTTTTCAAACGCCTCCACTTTCGGTCCCTTTGAAAGCCAGCCCGTTTCAAGCGTATCAATAACCTCCTGAATTTCGTCCTTCCCGATCATGGGCAATGAATAGGGAAGAAAAGATGATCTTTTTTGCACCATTTTCTTTGCGCTCCTATCTTTTTTATGAAGGGTCAACCCGTCTGAAGTCGACTCCGGTTTTTTCCTGAAGCACTCGGCATAAAGCGGCCAGCGAATCCTGAACAGGATAGTTCGCGGCGATAAAAGTGCGGCGCGCCTTTTCTGCCTTTTGATATTCGTCGGGGCTTTCGCATACCCGAATCAATTCCTGAGCAAGCGCCTGCGGGTCCTCAAAAGCAAATTCCCCGAGAGAATGATAATAAGGGTATTGGCGGGTTCCCGCTGATTTTCCGATCAGTACGGGTTTCTGAAACAGCATCGCTTCAAGGCCGACCGTTGATGTCTGCGTCACCGCGGCGTCAACATACGGGAGAATATCATAAAGCCCCATTTCTTTTTTGATGATTTTGCCGGCTTTATATTTCCGCAGCACCTGATGGTAAGCATCCAGCTTGTTTTTGCCGATTTCCCACGGATGCGGTTTAATAATAAGCTGCATGTTCTTATGCTTGATCAGTTCTTCAAGAACTCCCGTATAAAATTCATCAGAGAACGGCTGAGTGGCGATCAGCACCGTCCGCTTTGACGGGAGAAAGGAAAGCTTTCGGTAAAACGTGTCCTTATCTATCGGCTCTCTTGAGAAAATCTCGTCGAAACGGGGATGACCCGTGATGATGATTTGTTCCTCCCTGCAGCCTTTTGCTTTATACCACTCCGCTTCATAAGCCCCGAACACAGCCTGATAGTCCGTAAACACGGGCAGAAACGCTTCATCTCCCATGAGCGCCCCATGCTGAAGACAGATGCTGACGGCGTTTTTTTTCGCGCACATCAGCGCAAGCACACGGCTGTAAATATCCTCTGTCGTGCCGACTACAACGGCGGAAATGTTCTCGGCCGTAAACAAAATATCAATGGCATCAATCGCTTCAATAAATAACGGAATGTCTTTATACAAACGCTCCTGAAACGCTCTGTTTCCGAAAGCGGGATGGCTGCTGTGCTCTTTCAGAATGGAATGGGCTTTTTCAATATAAGGGACGGGGTTCCCTTTTTTGTCCATTCCCGTCAGCTCCAATTTGCTGATAACGGGCAGCCCGTGATGATCAGGAAGACTCCATCTGGCTAAAACCGCCGTTTTCGCCGGATCAAACTGCCGGTAGTTTCCCTCGGTGAATCGAAGGTGGTCAAAATGCAGAATGACTTTTCCGTTTACCGGTTTCTCATCTGTTTTCTTAATGGTTTGCTTCTTTTGATCAAAATAAGACTGAATATTGGCTTCAGGAATATGCCGGTCAGCCGGGCCGAAAAGCTCTGGGTTCTGCTCCATGCTCTCCCGAAGCGCCGGACTGATATATTGATAAAAATTACTGATCAATGCGAGCGGGATGTCTTTGTAGCGAAGTGAATGAAAAAGGTCAATATACTGCCGGTACAGCACCCAATAGTTCGCTAAGTATGCCGACAAGCCCTCACCCCTTTCCAAGCTTTTTTAATGATTCCCTCAGCTCTCGGCACGTGGTCTGCTGCGGAAGGCTGTTCACAAACTCGTTTTTCTCCGCCGCAAAAAGCTGATAATGGATGGATTGATCGGTAATATAATTGATGTCAAGCTCCTCAGCAATCGGGTAAAACGGATAAAAATGATTCACTCTCCAGAAGAAACGGGCGTCACCGATCCGGTAAAACGCGGGGCTTTCATCCCAATAGGAGCCGAATGCCGATTTGACCTGTTCCAGCACGGAAAACCGGTGCATGACCGAACAATGGTCAATGGCGCACGGCGCATTCCACACGATCCGTTCGGCGGGCCTGGCCGTTTCCTTCACCGTCTCTTTCTGTTCATTCAGATGATAGGTTTTGGAACTTGAATACACAACGGCTTTTTCCGGGTCGTCATCAAGCTCTTTCACCATTTTCTCAAGCCGGTCCGGCACATACGTGTTGTCGTCGGTCGCATACGTCACGTATTCGCCCTCCGCCATTTCTATTGCCTGATTAATCAAGGCCGCATAGCGTGTTTTTTCCGTTCTTTCTTTGACGCCCGATACATCGCTTTGATAAAACCGGACGCGGGGATCCGTGAGAAAAGGGCGTATTTCCGCCAATGTCGCTTCATTTGAGTTGTCATCCATAATGAAAAGCTCAAAGTCTGTAAACGTCTGAGACAGAATACTTTTAATTGAGCGGGCCACATAGTCACTTTTGTTATAGCTCGTCATGATCACTGACACTTTAGGCAACTCGTCACCCCCTTTTCGTACCTGAAACTACCGCTATCATATGTTCCTTATGTCAAAGATGCGCTAGGAATACAGACTATTATGTGAAAAGTCAGCTTTGCGCGCACAAAAAAGGCCGGCTCTGATGGCCGGTCTCAGGCAGCGTGTTTTCTTTTTTCGCATAAATCTTTCTAAAGGCTCATATGGTGGAATAGATAAAAACAGCAGCCGCTCTGACGGCTGTCTGATTACTTGTCAGGAGGTTCCAGCATCACGAGGTTTTCATCAAAGGAGGAACAATATGAAACCGAAAAAGAATCAATATCAGCAAATGCAGGGGATGGGGATGGGAATGGATATGCAGGGATTCCAGCCGCAGCTCGGGCCTAATCCTTATCCGCAGCCTCAGGGCCAAGGATCACAGATGATGCCGATGCAGCAGCAGATGTCGATGCCGATGCAGCAAGGCCAGCAGAGCTTCGGCGGGGGGTTCCCCGGCCAGACGCAGCCGCAGCAGCAGGGCGGCAGCAGCTTTCAGATCCCGTCAGGTCCATCATCGTCACAAAACGTTCCCGGCATGCTGCCGATTGAAGAGTCATACATTGAAAATATTCTGCGGTTGAATCGGGGCAAAACGGCGACGATTTATATGACGTTTGAAAACAGCAAAGAATGGAATTCAAAGATTTTCCGCGGCGTGATTCAGGCTGCGGGGCGTGATCATATCATCATCAGCGACCCGAAAACGGGTACCCGTTATCTGCTTCTGACCATTTACCTTGATTACATCACGTTTGATGAGGAAATTGCTTATACTTATCCGTACTCCATGTCTTCTTATTCTCCGAGATAAATCAAAAAGCCAATCGCTCACTTGGCAGAGGATTGGCTTTTTTTCTTTATAAATATTTGACGGCCGCGACGACAATCATAATCCACGAAATAATAAACGCCACGCCGCCGAGCGGTGTAATCGCTCCGAGAATGGAAATCTGCGTCACGCTCAATACGTACAAGCTTCCAGAAAACAGAACGATGCCCGCAAACATCAGCCAGCCCGCGACAGAAACGCTCCCCACGCCAGAGAGCTTTTCGGCTAAAAACGCGACAGCCAGAAGGCCGAGCGCGTGATACATATGATATTGCACGCCTGTGTGCCATACCTGCAAATATTTATCAGGGATTTTCCCTTCAAGCCCGTGCGCCCCGAAAGCACCCAGCGCCACAGCCAATAAGGCGTTAATCGCACCCAGAATAATAAACACTTTCATCTATTCTTCTCCCGCCTTTTCGTTAAAGTTTCCAATTCAATCATAACCCAACATCGGGAAAATTCAACGCCCGTCCTCCGATGACACGAGATTGTCGGATTTTTTCTTTTTGATAAGATAGATCCGGTCGACCGCTATCGCCAGCAGCGTTCCGAGCACAAGACCGTTGCTTAAGAGCGAAATCAGAATCGGATGCATGCCTGATAATGCGCTCTCAGGCACAAACATCACACCGACTCCCGTCAGAAGCGCCAGACCGATAATGGAGCGGATTCGTTTTTGCTCCGCTTTCTCATAAGAGTCAAACTCCGTAAAGGCAAGACCCGCCATTGTGGAGAAAACGACGAAATTCACCGCAAAGCCGACCGGTGAGGGCAGACTCGCAAACGCATTCATAAATAATGGGATCATACTGATGATAGCGACAAATACACTGCCCAAAAGAAACGGCTTTTTCGAAGGAAGCTTCGTCGTCTCAATAAAACCGGCCGCCCCTGAGATCGGCACAGGCGCAATGCCTCCCGTCAATCCGCTCAAAAGGTGGCTGATCGAGGCCGCAAACCCGGCCGGGCGCTCACGCCGCTTCCCTGCGGTGCCGCCGAATTTTTTCACCGCCGCTTCAACAACCCGAATGCTCGCAAGCATGTTGACAATCAAAAGCACTGTAATGAAGAGTGATGTAATGATCAGTCCGCTGTCAAACACAGGTTTTCCAAACGGAAAGAGAGTCGGCAGCTGAATGATGCGGTCCGGTATTTGAATCGGTTTGGCAGCGCCGAAGACCGCAAACAATATCCATCCGCCCGCAAGCGAAAGAAGAATCGCATACTGCCTTAAAAACGTAACATGTGATCGGGACATGATGAACATTGCGGCCGTCACAACCATGGCAAGCCCAAAGACAAGGCCGTCGACGCTGTTTTTTAAATAGCCGATGCCCAAAAGACCTTTTACTATCGGCTGACTCAGCTGCATGACCAAAAGCAGCAGATACACGCCAGTCACAACCGGCGTAAACAGTACGGCCAGCCGTTCAATCACTTTAAAAAGGCTGAACAAAAAGAAAAAGACAGCGCTTAATAACAGCGCCCCCTGAAGCGCCCGCAGCGTCTCGCCGAATGTCGTGAACACCGTGCCCGTCAGTCCGCCGTAAATCGTATACACGCCCCACCATAAGCCTGCCGGGCTTTCATTAATCGGCAGACGATGTCCCTGAAGACATTGGATGACCGCGGCGACGCCGAGCACAAAAAATGTACTCTGAATCAATGCGGCAGAATCGGCATGGTTCAAGTGAAA is a window encoding:
- a CDS encoding cytidylyltransferase domain-containing protein; its protein translation is MTDILFIIQARMGSERLPGKVLKPIGGYTILDMIVKRVRQSAYYDQSRDNLIIATSDNKTDDILSAHCLSKHYRVHRGSEQRVLDRFAQVIEQVKPAIAVRLTGDNPFVDPSLLDLLIKSHSDQHADYTYIGGTPLGIGGEAVNANLLTELSAAKTLADKYQEHVTLLIRESPEKYRLLFPEPPQELRAPHLRLTVDTEEDYRLACELYAKAGARPDIPAKELIHLLNSDPELRAINQMIRQKEAD
- a CDS encoding N-acetylneuraminate synthase family protein: MASCKIGSKSIGEGSPVFIIAEAGINHDGKLSQAFELIDAASEAGADAVKFQMFQADKMYQKDPGLYKTAAGKDVSIFSLVQSMEMPAEWIEPLLDYCKKKGVLFLSTVCDEGSADLLYATSPSAFKIASYELNHLPLLKYVAGLKTPIIFSTAGADISDIQEAYKTITGEGNKEIAIMHCVAKYPAPPEYSNLSVIPMLAAAFPDAVIGFSDHSAHPYDVPCAAVRLGAKLIEKHFTIDKNLPGADHSFALNPDELKEMVAAIRSAEAELRQGHHAPVPEILSGSSHKTTTSIEGDIRKFAYRGIFSTAPIQKGECFTADNIAVLRPGQKPQGLHPRYFELLTDGARAVRDIPADTGITWDDLLTKGSSYDD
- a CDS encoding GNAT family N-acetyltransferase, whose product is MYRLRENLTQDMIQAFLHQKGIQPEAYESSLCLLEENSLQGVILYENSSWESQLFQKKIINVKLAAANSTGQLKRLFQEFYASRRADGTDFIFIKIPAEDVGAMQVVQQLPTACFVGSLFKLVSPVRVYNSAPPFEITEAGPGDTEAISRLARDAFTKSRYYQDPHLSYESANRLFEEWARNNAEGRASLQFAAKYKGETVGFVQGLSKGDEFVLDLMAVKPGFEGKGAGYHLAARIIEQSLRFQHKTVSAGTQLHNVRAIRLYERMGFKADASYYYYHVWPGKEAD
- a CDS encoding DegT/DnrJ/EryC1/StrS family aminotransferase, which codes for MVQKRSSFLPYSLPMIGKDEIQEVIDTLETGWLSKGPKVEAFEKAFAAWTGAKHAIALNSCTAALFLALKAKGIGPGDEVITSAVTFSSTANTIVHTGAVPVFVDIDPLTLNADPEKIEAAVTPQTKAIVPVHFAGQSCEMDQILAIAEKHQLFVLEDAAHAVYTTYKQKMIGSIGDATAFSFYATKNLATGEGGMLTTDDDRLADQIRVLSLHGMSKGAWNRYSSNGSWYYEVETPGYKMNMFDLQAALGLHQLKRIDSMQERRAEIAARYQDAFRDMKGLTVPYVSENGRHAWHLYVIQVEEQEAGISRNDLISALKDQYNIGTSVHFIPVPFHPYYQKTYGYKETDFPAAAAYYHRTVSLPLYPSMTDDDVEYVIAAVTDIIKGAD
- a CDS encoding CDP-glycerol glycerophosphotransferase family protein, with product MSAYLANYWVLYRQYIDLFHSLRYKDIPLALISNFYQYISPALRESMEQNPELFGPADRHIPEANIQSYFDQKKQTIKKTDEKPVNGKVILHFDHLRFTEGNYRQFDPAKTAVLARWSLPDHHGLPVISKLELTGMDKKGNPVPYIEKAHSILKEHSSHPAFGNRAFQERLYKDIPLFIEAIDAIDILFTAENISAVVVGTTEDIYSRVLALMCAKKNAVSICLQHGALMGDEAFLPVFTDYQAVFGAYEAEWYKAKGCREEQIIITGHPRFDEIFSREPIDKDTFYRKLSFLPSKRTVLIATQPFSDEFYTGVLEELIKHKNMQLIIKPHPWEIGKNKLDAYHQVLRKYKAGKIIKKEMGLYDILPYVDAAVTQTSTVGLEAMLFQKPVLIGKSAGTRQYPYYHSLGEFAFEDPQALAQELIRVCESPDEYQKAEKARRTFIAANYPVQDSLAALCRVLQEKTGVDFRRVDPS
- a CDS encoding glycosyltransferase family 2 protein, with translation MPKVSVIMTSYNKSDYVARSIKSILSQTFTDFELFIMDDNSNEATLAEIRPFLTDPRVRFYQSDVSGVKERTEKTRYAALINQAIEMAEGEYVTYATDDNTYVPDRLEKMVKELDDDPEKAVVYSSSKTYHLNEQKETVKETARPAERIVWNAPCAIDHCSVMHRFSVLEQVKSAFGSYWDESPAFYRIGDARFFWRVNHFYPFYPIAEELDINYITDQSIHYQLFAAEKNEFVNSLPQQTTCRELRESLKKLGKG
- the gerQ gene encoding spore coat protein GerQ; the protein is MKPKKNQYQQMQGMGMGMDMQGFQPQLGPNPYPQPQGQGSQMMPMQQQMSMPMQQGQQSFGGGFPGQTQPQQQGGSSFQIPSGPSSSQNVPGMLPIEESYIENILRLNRGKTATIYMTFENSKEWNSKIFRGVIQAAGRDHIIISDPKTGTRYLLLTIYLDYITFDEEIAYTYPYSMSSYSPR
- a CDS encoding DUF423 domain-containing protein, producing MKVFIILGAINALLAVALGAFGAHGLEGKIPDKYLQVWHTGVQYHMYHALGLLAVAFLAEKLSGVGSVSVAGWLMFAGIVLFSGSLYVLSVTQISILGAITPLGGVAFIISWIMIVVAAVKYL
- a CDS encoding purine/pyrimidine permease; translation: MKLILGGLQWTAFMIAAAIVVPVAIAQSFHLNHADSAALIQSTFFVLGVAAVIQCLQGHRLPINESPAGLWWGVYTIYGGLTGTVFTTFGETLRALQGALLLSAVFFFLFSLFKVIERLAVLFTPVVTGVYLLLLVMQLSQPIVKGLLGIGYLKNSVDGLVFGLAMVVTAAMFIMSRSHVTFLRQYAILLSLAGGWILFAVFGAAKPIQIPDRIIQLPTLFPFGKPVFDSGLIITSLFITVLLIVNMLASIRVVEAAVKKFGGTAGKRRERPAGFAASISHLLSGLTGGIAPVPISGAAGFIETTKLPSKKPFLLGSVFVAIISMIPLFMNAFASLPSPVGFAVNFVVFSTMAGLAFTEFDSYEKAEQKRIRSIIGLALLTGVGVMFVPESALSGMHPILISLLSNGLVLGTLLAIAVDRIYLIKKKKSDNLVSSEDGR